In Candidatus Cloacimonadota bacterium, one DNA window encodes the following:
- a CDS encoding CDP-alcohol phosphatidyltransferase family protein, translating into MYSSKKRFASADFDTKTFITVPNIITMVRLIILPFILILLNKGYDIWAVALIIFCGFTDVLDGFLAKVLNQATAIGKILDPVVDKIFYLAILVFLMSERGFPLFAFIIIVVLEVFILAGGYILISKYKIIPSSSIFGKFAVCLISLSVFLYIINIKFFKVNIIFELSLQQIILILSIIILFFATLIYGLAAKAEIKKLKIDD; encoded by the coding sequence ATGTATTCAAGCAAAAAAAGATTCGCTTCAGCTGATTTTGATACTAAAACATTCATAACAGTTCCAAATATTATTACTATGGTTCGTCTTATTATATTGCCTTTTATACTTATTTTACTTAACAAAGGATATGATATTTGGGCGGTTGCTCTGATTATTTTTTGTGGTTTTACTGATGTCCTTGATGGTTTTCTTGCAAAAGTCCTAAATCAAGCTACTGCAATTGGCAAAATTCTTGACCCTGTTGTTGACAAAATTTTTTATCTCGCCATTTTAGTCTTCCTAATGTCTGAGAGAGGTTTTCCTTTATTTGCATTCATAATCATTGTTGTTCTTGAGGTTTTTATTCTTGCCGGTGGGTATATATTAATATCTAAGTACAAAATTATTCCAAGTTCTAGTATCTTTGGAAAATTTGCAGTTTGCCTAATCAGCCTTTCAGTTTTTCTTTATATTATAAATATAAAGTTTTTTAAAGTAAATATTATATTTGAGTTGTCTTTACAACAAATTATTCTAATATTAAGTATTATAATACTATTTTTTGCAACATTAATTTATGGACTTGCTGCAAAAGCAGAAATTAAAAAATTAAAAATAGATGACTGA
- the rpsT gene encoding 30S ribosomal protein S20, protein MPEHKSCEKKLRADAKKRDNNRYVKKTIKTFVKKLKNASSKEEIKKMLPEVYSVLDKAVKKGVIHKNSAARRKSRLANFANKFMD, encoded by the coding sequence ATGCCAGAGCATAAATCTTGCGAGAAAAAACTTAGAGCAGATGCGAAAAAGAGAGATAACAACAGATATGTTAAGAAAACAATTAAAACATTTGTGAAAAAGCTAAAAAACGCCAGCAGTAAAGAAGAGATAAAAAAGATGTTGCCCGAAGTCTATTCAGTATTAGACAAGGCTGTTAAAAAAGGTGTGATTCACAAAAACAGTGCTGCTCGTCGCAAATCTCGTTTAGCAAATTTCGCAAATAAGTTTATGGATTAA